Proteins encoded in a region of the Elaeis guineensis isolate ETL-2024a chromosome 7, EG11, whole genome shotgun sequence genome:
- the LOC105048336 gene encoding cyclin-A1-4 isoform X1: MSSMNCRSSVSSSAPASSALAKRPAVENTANVAAAASEQAKKRVALGNITNKSNAGRSASWLPGTKGVDRESATSLTLNVKKGSVTCVLDTNFPASSVTASAATISNKDISLPLCDGPASTIGTCPEPCSTVISPNHSGDSVSSDETMSTCDSMKSPDFDYIDNGDSSAIASLERRAINNLHISDRANAAGSTCKRDVPVPMETDGIFDVDNNHQDPQLCATLATDIYKHLRMAETKKRPATDFMERIQKDITASMRAILVDWLVEVAEEYRLVPDTLYLTVNYIDRYLSGNEMNRQQLQLLGVACMLIAAKYEEICSPQVEEFCYITDNTYFKDEVLEMEAAVLKYLNFEMTAPTAKCFLRRFVRAAQGCEEVPLLQLEFLANYVAELSLLEYNMLCYSPSLIAASAIFLAKFILQPMKKPWNATLGHYTLYKPSELLDCVKVLHRLFRNSAGSSLPAVREKYSQHKYKFVAKKYCPPSIPSEFFEDPID; encoded by the exons ATGTCGAGCATGAACTGCCGCTCGTCGGTCTCATCGTCTGCCCCCGCTTCCTCGGCGCTGGCGAAGAGGCCGGCGGTGGAAAATACCGCCAACGTCGCAGCAGCTGCATCGGAGCAGGCCAAGAAGAGGGTCGCGCTCGGGAACATCACCAACAAGAGCAATGCGGGGCGGAGCGCTTCTTGGCTGCCGGGGACGAAGGGGGTCGAT AGGGAAAGCGCAACAAGTTTAACATTGAATGTGAAAAAGGGATCTGTCACATGTGTACTTGATACAAATTTTCCTGCGAGCTCTGTGACAGCATCAGCAGCTACTATATCTAACAAGGACATTTCACTTCCACTATGTGATGGGCCAGCATCCACCATCGGTACCTGTCCTGAACCTTGCAGTACTGTCATATCTCCCAATCACTCAGGAGATTCTGTTTCTTCGGATGAAACTATGTCTACATGTGACTCCATGAAAAGTCCAGACTTCGACTATATAGATAATGGAGATTCTTCAGCAATTGCTTCTTTGGAGAGGCGGGCAATCAACAATCTCCATATCTCTGATCGTGCAAATGCAGCAG GATCTACATGCAAGAGGGATGTTCCTGTGCCGATGGAAACAGATGGTATTTTTGATGTTGACAACAATCACCAGGATCCACAGTTGTGTGCAACACTTGCAACTGATATATACAAGCATCTACGCATGGCAGAG ACTAAAAAAAGGCCTGCTACTGACTTCATGGAAAGGATTCAGAAAGACATAACTGCAAGCATGCGTGCTATCCTAGTAGATTGGCTTGTAGAG GTTGCAGAAGAATACCGTCTCGTGCCTGATACATTATACCTGACTGTTAATTATATTGATCGGTACCTTTCTGGCAATGAGATGAATCGCCAACAATTGCAACTACTTGGTGTTGCCTGCATGCTTATTGCTGC AAAATATGAAGAGATATGTTCCCCACAAGTGGAAGAATTTTGCTACATAACCGACAATACATACTTCAAGGATGAG GTTTTAGAAATGGAAGCTGCTGTCCTGAAGTACTTGAATTTTGAAATGACAGCTCCAACAGCCAAGTGTTTCTTGAG GAGATTTGTCCGTGCTGCTCAAGGATGTGAGGAG GTTCCACTGTTGCAGCTTGAGTTCCTTGCCAACTATGTTGCAGAGCTATCACTTCTTGAGTACAATATGCTTTGTTATTCTCCATCCCTAATTGCTGCTTCTGCGATATTCTTAGCAAAGTTCATACTGCAgccgatgaagaaaccttgg AATGCCACACTTGGTCATTACACATTATATAAGCCATCTGAACTCTTGGATTGTGTAAAGGTTTTGCATCGCCTTTTCCGTAATAGTGCGGGCAGCAGCCTACCTGCGGTTAGAGAGAAGTACAGTCAGCACAAG TACAAGTTTGTGGCCAAGAAATACTGCCCTCCTTCAATACCCTCAGAATTCTTCGAAGATCCAATAGACTAG
- the LOC105048336 gene encoding cyclin-A1-4 isoform X2 has product MSSMNCRSSVSSSAPASSALAKRPAVENTANVAAAASEQAKKRVALGNITNKSNAGRSASWLPGTKGVDRESATSLTLNVKKGSVTCVLDTNFPASSVTASAATISNKDISLPLCDGPASTIGTCPEPCSTVISPNHSGDSVSSDETMSTCDSMKSPDFDYIDNGDSSAIASLERRAINNLHISDRANAAGSTCKRDVPVPMETDGIFDVDNNHQDPQLCATLATDIYKHLRMAETKKRPATDFMERIQKDITASMRAILVDWLVEVAEEYRLVPDTLYLTVNYIDRYLSGNEMNRQQLQLLGVACMLIAAKYEEICSPQVEEFCYITDNTYFKDEVLEMEAAVLKYLNFEMTAPTAKCFLRRFVRAAQGCEEVPLLQLEFLANYVAELSLLEYNMLCYSPSLIAASAIFLAKFILQPMKKPWNATLGHYTLYKPSELLDCVKVLHRLFRNSAGSSLPAVREKYSQHKHQIQFFVGVFCPMS; this is encoded by the exons ATGTCGAGCATGAACTGCCGCTCGTCGGTCTCATCGTCTGCCCCCGCTTCCTCGGCGCTGGCGAAGAGGCCGGCGGTGGAAAATACCGCCAACGTCGCAGCAGCTGCATCGGAGCAGGCCAAGAAGAGGGTCGCGCTCGGGAACATCACCAACAAGAGCAATGCGGGGCGGAGCGCTTCTTGGCTGCCGGGGACGAAGGGGGTCGAT AGGGAAAGCGCAACAAGTTTAACATTGAATGTGAAAAAGGGATCTGTCACATGTGTACTTGATACAAATTTTCCTGCGAGCTCTGTGACAGCATCAGCAGCTACTATATCTAACAAGGACATTTCACTTCCACTATGTGATGGGCCAGCATCCACCATCGGTACCTGTCCTGAACCTTGCAGTACTGTCATATCTCCCAATCACTCAGGAGATTCTGTTTCTTCGGATGAAACTATGTCTACATGTGACTCCATGAAAAGTCCAGACTTCGACTATATAGATAATGGAGATTCTTCAGCAATTGCTTCTTTGGAGAGGCGGGCAATCAACAATCTCCATATCTCTGATCGTGCAAATGCAGCAG GATCTACATGCAAGAGGGATGTTCCTGTGCCGATGGAAACAGATGGTATTTTTGATGTTGACAACAATCACCAGGATCCACAGTTGTGTGCAACACTTGCAACTGATATATACAAGCATCTACGCATGGCAGAG ACTAAAAAAAGGCCTGCTACTGACTTCATGGAAAGGATTCAGAAAGACATAACTGCAAGCATGCGTGCTATCCTAGTAGATTGGCTTGTAGAG GTTGCAGAAGAATACCGTCTCGTGCCTGATACATTATACCTGACTGTTAATTATATTGATCGGTACCTTTCTGGCAATGAGATGAATCGCCAACAATTGCAACTACTTGGTGTTGCCTGCATGCTTATTGCTGC AAAATATGAAGAGATATGTTCCCCACAAGTGGAAGAATTTTGCTACATAACCGACAATACATACTTCAAGGATGAG GTTTTAGAAATGGAAGCTGCTGTCCTGAAGTACTTGAATTTTGAAATGACAGCTCCAACAGCCAAGTGTTTCTTGAG GAGATTTGTCCGTGCTGCTCAAGGATGTGAGGAG GTTCCACTGTTGCAGCTTGAGTTCCTTGCCAACTATGTTGCAGAGCTATCACTTCTTGAGTACAATATGCTTTGTTATTCTCCATCCCTAATTGCTGCTTCTGCGATATTCTTAGCAAAGTTCATACTGCAgccgatgaagaaaccttgg AATGCCACACTTGGTCATTACACATTATATAAGCCATCTGAACTCTTGGATTGTGTAAAGGTTTTGCATCGCCTTTTCCGTAATAGTGCGGGCAGCAGCCTACCTGCGGTTAGAGAGAAGTACAGTCAGCACAAG CATCAGATCCAATTCTTTGTTGGAGTATTCTGCCCCATGAGTTAA
- the LOC105048393 gene encoding protein DETOXIFICATION 48-like, with the protein MGVQSADSCPLVNGAGDADLSLSRPLLGDASCHGDKFSSLVKEKEELPLVHHHQLILEDSFIFHEFTVAQIVEEIPALSRISAPTTATGLLYYARNLISMLFLGHLGHVELAAGALSVGFANITGYSIFSGLSMGMEPICGQAYGAQQWSLLSLTLHRTIAFLLLISIPISLLWLNADQILLYIGQDPTITKVAKTYLLYTLPDLIAQSIIHPLRIYLRTQNVTHPVAFVAAIASLIHIPLNYYLVIVLKTGIKGVAIAVVLTNFNIILLLVCYIYFSGVCSKTWTSVSMDCFKEWGSFISLAIPSCISVCLEWWWYEFMIILCGLLRNPEETVSAIGILIQMTALVYVFPSSLGYGVSTRVAQELGAEQPGRARRAAAMGTACGAFIGVAAMAFNIWARGWWGVMFTNRTGVLKLVAAALPILGLCELGNCPQTAMCGVLRGSARAGIGAKVNLGAFYGVGLPVALLLGFWVGLGFVGLWLGLLAAQASCALVLGVVLIRTDWAKQVKRAKELTGGGEVVKGDDSVNKDEERECLKGMVGP; encoded by the exons ATGGGTGTGCAATCGGCCGATTCTTGCCCACTGGTCAATGGAGCAGGAGATGCTGATCTTAGCCTCTCGAGGCCTCTGTTAGGGGATGCGAGTTGCCATGGTGACAAGTTTTCTTCTTTGGTGAAAGaaaaggaggaacttcctttagtTCATCATCATCAACTAATTCTGGAGGATTCCTTTATCTTCCATGAG TTCACTGTTGCTCAGATTGTGGAAGAGATTCCCGCTCTCTCAAGAATCTCAGCACCAACAACTGCCACAGGCCTCCTCTACTATGCCCGTAACCTCATATCCATGCTCTTCTTAGGCCATCTTGGACATGTTGAGCTTGCAGCAGGTGCACTTTCTGTTGGTTTCGCCAACATCACAGGCTACTCAATCTTCTCCGGCTTATCCATGGGCATGGAACCCATATGTGGCCAAGCATATGGTGCACAGCAATGGAGCCTCCTGAGCCTGACGCTTCACCGAACTATTGCTTTCCTTCTCTTAATTTCCATACCTATCTCCCTCCTTTGGCTGAATGCTGACCAAATCCTCTTGTACATAGGCCAGGACCCGACCATAACTAAAGTTGCCAAGACCTATCTCCTCTACACTCTTCCAGACCTTATAGCCCAATCCATCATCCATCCTCTCCGCATCTACCTACGTACACAAAATGTAACTCATCCAGTCGCATTCGTCGCAGCCATTGCATCTTTGATCCACATTCCACTAAACTACTACCTGGTGATCGTTCTCAAGACAGGCATCAAAGGTGTAGCCATAGCAGTAGTCCTGACCAACTTCAATATCATATTACTTTTAGTGTGCTACATTTATTTTAGTGGGGTCTGCAGCAAAACTTGGACGAGTGTATCCATGGATTGCTTCAAGGAATGGGGATCCTTTATCTCGCTAGCCATACCAAGTTGCATCTCGGTGTGTTTGGAGTGGTGGTGGTACGAGTTCATGATCATCTTATGTGGGCTCCTGAGGAATCCTGAAGAAACGGTCTCAGCCATCGGAATACTGATCCAGATGACAGCATTGGTCTATGTCTTCCCTTCATCTTTGGGCTATGGGGTGTCGACTCGAGTGGCTCAAGAGCTAGGGGCCGAACAGCCCGGGAGGGCGAGGAGGGCAGCAGCCATGGGTACTGCTTGTGGAGCCTTCATTGGTGTGGCAGCAATGGCGTTCAATATATGGGCTCGGGGGTGGTGGGGAGTGATGTTCACCAACAGGACCGGAGTACTGAAGCTGGTGGCGGCGGCATTGCCAATACTTGGCTTGTGTGAGCTGGGTAATTGTCCTCAGACAGCCATGTGTGGTGTGCTGAGGGGGAGTGCAAGGGCTGGCATTGGGGCCAAAGTGAACTTGGGTGCTTTCTATGGGGTAGGGCTGCCAGTGGCCTTGTTGCTCGGCTTCTGGGTGGGTTTAGGCTTTGTTGGACTGTGGCTGGGGTTGCTCGCAGCGCAGGCTTCATGCGCGTTGGTGCTTGGGGTGGTGCTGATTAGGACTGACTGGGCCAAGCAAGTAAAGCGGGCCAAAGAGCTAACAGGTGGTGGGGAAGTGGTGAAAGGAGATGATAGTGTGAATAaggatgaggagagagagtgcttGAAGGGGATGGTTGGTCCTTGA